Proteins from a genomic interval of Asticcacaulis sp. AND118:
- a CDS encoding Flp family type IVb pilin: MRALLKKFIKNERGATAIEYGLIAVFLAIACVACFGFVTDGLSSAFSRISQFFTSAQ, from the coding sequence ATGCGCGCACTCCTTAAAAAGTTTATCAAAAACGAGAGGGGCGCCACCGCAATCGAGTACGGCCTTATTGCTGTATTTCTGGCAATAGCCTGCGTAGCTTGTTTTGGCTTTGTCACGGACGGACTGTCGTCGGCGTTTTCACGCATCTCGCAGTTCTTCACCAGTGCTCAGTAA
- a CDS encoding pilus assembly protein N-terminal domain-containing protein, producing the protein MKSKSVVIGLVALLGLAAAQGAAAAQKIVVEKNHSARVSLVSAAGSVIVGNPAIADVTVVDSRTLYIIGRGFGRSSVTVTDGYGRTIFDGDVVVGTPVEGGVTVFKGLKATTLICSRTCTEPTEGMDTSNNPPQTVTPVQ; encoded by the coding sequence ATGAAGAGCAAATCGGTAGTGATCGGGCTTGTGGCCCTCCTTGGCCTCGCTGCGGCGCAGGGCGCGGCGGCCGCCCAGAAGATCGTGGTGGAGAAAAACCACAGCGCGCGGGTCAGTCTGGTATCCGCGGCGGGGTCGGTGATCGTCGGCAATCCGGCCATCGCGGACGTGACGGTGGTGGATTCGCGGACGCTTTATATTATAGGGCGCGGTTTCGGCCGGTCTTCGGTGACGGTGACCGACGGTTACGGCCGCACCATTTTCGACGGCGATGTGGTCGTCGGCACGCCGGTCGAGGGCGGCGTCACGGTGTTCAAGGGCCTGAAGGCCACGACCCTGATCTGTTCCCGGACATGCACCGAGCCGACCGAAGGCATGGACACCAGCAATAACCCGCCGCAGACGGTCACGCCGGTTCAATAG
- a CDS encoding TadE/TadG family type IV pilus assembly protein — protein sequence MLRRLHTFMTRSRFLKARDGGAAVEFALIAPVLIIIYWGLTDLSLGMMASRKTAHLAATMGDLVAQSESLSEANVLDIFQIGSSILEPFPTGTKLKMRFSCVTRNKTNNVIAADWSRTSNWDGTALDLSGITVDQLPAGESLIVTEVKYDFKPPAGEFLPTTVTFKNKFYHHPRSGGVVAIK from the coding sequence ATGCTGAGACGTTTGCACACTTTCATGACCCGGTCGCGCTTCCTTAAGGCGCGTGATGGCGGCGCGGCGGTCGAATTCGCCCTTATCGCGCCGGTTCTGATCATCATCTACTGGGGCCTGACCGATCTCAGCCTCGGCATGATGGCCAGCCGCAAGACCGCGCACCTGGCCGCAACCATGGGCGACCTGGTGGCGCAGTCCGAAAGCCTGAGCGAGGCTAATGTTCTCGACATCTTCCAGATCGGCAGCAGCATCCTCGAACCGTTTCCGACGGGGACCAAGCTGAAGATGCGTTTCTCTTGCGTTACGCGCAACAAGACCAATAACGTCATCGCGGCCGACTGGAGCCGGACGAGCAACTGGGACGGTACGGCGCTGGACCTTAGCGGCATTACGGTCGATCAGTTGCCGGCGGGTGAGAGCCTGATCGTTACTGAGGTCAAGTACGACTTCAAGCCCCCGGCGGGCGAGTTCCTGCCCACCACGGTTACCTTCAAGAACAAATTCTATCATCACCCGCGTTCGGGTGGCGTGGTGGCTATAAAATAA
- a CDS encoding TadE/TadG family type IV pilus assembly protein, whose protein sequence is MTLKLFGKPSDKPKGPFRPGFWRDRRGASTVEFAIIALPFFGLIMGCIELAVVLFAGVSLDLATAKASREIRTGMSSKPTSALAFKTKVCAEMAWMGTADCLGKLQVDVRTYDNFNLVTNAPDPVATGELKGSDMTYTVGDGSKIQLVRAYYPWKLFSPFVKPGLSSLKTGEAVLTSKVVFKNEPF, encoded by the coding sequence ATGACTTTGAAGCTGTTTGGGAAGCCATCTGACAAGCCCAAGGGCCCTTTCAGACCAGGCTTCTGGCGTGATCGCCGGGGCGCGTCCACGGTCGAATTCGCCATCATCGCCCTGCCGTTCTTCGGGCTCATCATGGGCTGTATCGAGCTGGCTGTCGTGCTGTTCGCCGGCGTCTCCCTCGATCTGGCCACGGCCAAGGCCTCTCGCGAAATCCGTACGGGCATGAGCAGCAAGCCGACCAGCGCGCTGGCATTCAAGACCAAGGTCTGCGCCGAAATGGCGTGGATGGGCACCGCCGATTGCCTGGGTAAGCTTCAGGTCGATGTACGCACCTACGACAATTTCAATCTGGTCACCAACGCGCCCGATCCCGTCGCGACGGGGGAACTGAAAGGCAGCGACATGACCTATACGGTCGGCGACGGCAGCAAGATCCAGCTCGTGCGTGCCTATTATCCGTGGAAGCTGTTTTCGCCCTTCGTGAAGCCGGGCCTGTCGTCGCTGAAGACAGGCGAGGCGGTGCTGACCTCCAAGGTCGTGTTCAAGAACGAGCCCTTCTGA
- a CDS encoding Flp family type IVb pilin — translation MTNLINKFVKDESGATAIEYGLIAALIAVALVSVMGMLKTDLTSAFTNIGTQLKKTS, via the coding sequence ATGACCAATCTGATCAACAAGTTCGTCAAGGACGAATCGGGCGCCACCGCCATCGAATACGGCCTGATCGCCGCCCTTATCGCCGTCGCCCTCGTGTCCGTCATGGGCATGCTGAAGACCGACCTGACCTCGGCCTTCACGAACATCGGCACGCAACTGAAGAAGACCAGCTAA